One stretch of Glycine soja cultivar W05 chromosome 7, ASM419377v2, whole genome shotgun sequence DNA includes these proteins:
- the LOC114418511 gene encoding putative receptor protein kinase ZmPK1: protein MNANMASSPTLIPFLLIFFLFHFHFHRSSSLPLSVENPEDDVIVSSPKGTFTAGFSPVGENAYCFAIWFSTQATTKTVVWMANRDQPVNGKRSTLSLLKTGNLVLTDAGQFDVWSTNTLSSKTLELHLFDTGNLVLREQSNQSAVLWQSFGFPTDTLLPGQIFTRFTKLVSSRSEGNHSSGFYNLYFDNDNVFRILYDGPQVSSVYWPDPWLVSDNVGFGNGRSTYNSSRVAVLDNLGEFSASDHFSFKTIDYGLLLQRRLTLDHDGNVRVYSRKNGEENWSITGQFKSQPCFIHGICGPNSICSHEQVIGRKCSCLEGYSWIDSQDWTLGCKPNFQPTCDNKTEYRFVPYYEVDFYGYDYGSSFSNYTYKQCEKLCSGLCECMGFQYSFARENGLFWCYPKRQLLNGHHSPGFTGQIFLRLPKNDVQENRVQNSDDLACSRNAEKVLERPYVKGKENGSVKFMLWFAIGLGGFEVLCIFMVWCFLFRSSNHLVSADQQGYVLAAATGFRRYTYSELKQATKGFSEEIGRGAGGTVYKGVLSDKRIAAIKKLHEFADQGESEFLTEVSIIGRLNHMNLIGMWGYCVEGKHRMLVYEFMENGSLAHNLPSNALDWSKRYNIAVGMAKGLAYLHEECLEWILHCDIKPQNILLDSDYQPKVADFGLSKPLNRNNVNNSSFSRIRGTRGYMAPEWVFNLQITSKVDVYSYGIVVLEMITGRSPMIGVQVTELGADQSHNERLATWVRERRRKAREGECWVEQIVDPTLGSDYDVEQMEILTTVALECVEEEKDVRPSMSQVVERLQSHDS, encoded by the exons atGAATGCAAACATGGCATCTTCACCAACCTTAATACCCtttctcctcatcttcttcctcttccacttCCACTTCCACCGTTCCTCCTCCCTCCCCCTCTCCGTGGAGAACCCCGAAGATGACGTCATAGTCTCGTCGCCGAAGGGAACCTTCACCGCAGGGTTCAGCCCCGTGGGGGAGAACGCGTACTGCTTCGCGATATGGTTCTCCACGCAAGCGACGACAAAGACCGTTGTGTGGATGGCGAACCGCGATCAACCGGTTAACGGGAAACGGTCCACGCTTTCGCTCCTCAAGACGGGGAACCTCGTTTTAACCGACGCGGGACAGTTCGATGTCTGGTCCACCAACACGCTCTCCTCGAAGACGCTTGAGCTGCATTTGTTCGACACCGGCAACCTCGTACTCCGCGAGCAGAGTAATCAAAGCGCGGTTCTGTGGCAGAGCTTCGGTTTTCCCACGGATACCCTCCTTCCTGGCCAGATTTTCACTAG GTTCACGAAGCTTGTTTCCTCAAGAAGTGAGGGCAACCATTCCTCTGGTTTTTACAACCTCTACTTCGACAACGACAACGTTTTCCGTATTCTCTACGATGGTCCTCAAGTTTCAAGCGTTTACTGGCCAGATCCTTGGCTTGTCAGCGACAACGTTGGTTTTGGCAACGGAAGAAGCACATACAACAGTAGCAGAGTTGCAGTGTTAGACAACTTGGGCGAATTCAGTGCTTCAGATCATTTCAGTTTCAAGACAATTGACTATGGTTTACTCCTCCAACGAAGATTGACCCTTGATCACGATGGCAATGTTCGTGTCTATAGCAGAAAAAACGGTGAAGAGAATTGGTCCATAACAGGGCAATTCAAGTCACAACCTTGTTTCATTCATGGAATTTGTGGACCCAATAGTATATGCAGTCATGAACAAGTAATTGGTAGAAAGTGTTCGTGTCTTGAAGGGTATAGTTGGATTGATAGCCAAGATTGGACTTTAGGTTGCAAGCCGAATTTCCAACCTACTTGTGACAACAAGACAGAATATCGCTTTGTACCCTATTATGAAGTGGATTTCTATGGATACGACTATGGTTCATCTTTTTCAAATTACACTTATAAACAATGTGAGAAATTGTGCTCGGGATTGTGCGAGTGCATGGGGTTTCAGTACTCCTTTGCGAGGGAAAATGGTCTCTTTTGGTGTTACCCCAAGAGACAGTTGCTAAACGGACATCATTCGCCCGGTTTCACCGGACAAATCTTCCTTCGTTTGCCGAAGAATGATGTTCAAGAGAATCGGGTTCAAAACAGCGATGACTTGGCTTGTTCGAGAAATGCAGAAAAAGTACTAGAAAGACCTTACGTGAAGGGCAAGGAAAACGGGTCGGTGAAGTTCATGCTTTGGTTTGCAATTGGATTGGGAGGTTTTGAGGTTTTGTGCATTTTTATGGTGTGGTGTTTTCTATTTAGGAGTAGTAATCATTTGGTTAGTGCAGATCAACAAGGGTATGTTCTTGCAGCAGCTACTGGGTTCAGAAGATACACTTACTCTGAACTGAAACAAGCCACAAAGGGTTTCAGCGAAGAGATTGGAAGGGGTGCTGGAGGGACAGTGTACAAGGGCGTGTTATCAGATAAACGCATTGCAGCAATTAAAAAATTGCACGAATTTGCAGACCAAGGAGAGAGTGAGTTTCTTACTGAAGTGAGCATCATTGGAAGGCTCAACCACATGAACTTAATTGGCATGTGGGGGTATTGTGTAGAAGGAAAGCATAGGATGTTGGTTTATGAGTTCATGGAAAATGGCTCTTTGGCACATAATCTTCCATCAAATGCACTTGATTGGAGCAAGAGGTACAACATTGCTGTGGGAATGGCAAAGGGTTTGGCCTATTTACATGAAGAGTGCTTGGAGTGGATCTTGCATTGTGATATAAAGCCTCAAAACATACTTCTTGACTCTGATTACCAACCCAAGGTGGCTGATTTTGGCTTGTCCAAGCCATTGAATAGAAACAATGTCAACAACTCAAGCTTCTCTAGGATAAGAGGGACAAGGGGTTACATGGCACCGGAATGGGTTTTCAACTTGCAAATCACTTCTAAGGTGGATGTTTATAGCTATGGAATTGTTGTGTTGGAGATGATAACTGGGAGGAGTCCAATGATTGGTGTCCAAGTCACTGAATTAGGAGCTGATCAATCTCATAATGAGAGGTTGGCAACATGGGtgagggagagaaggagaaaGGCAAGAGAAGGGGAATGTTGGGTGGAACAAATTGTTGACCCTACTTTGGGATCAGATTATGATGTGGAGCAGATGGAGATATTGACAACAGTGGCTTTGGAATGTGTGGAGGAAGAGAAAGATGTGAGACCTAGCATGAGTCAAGTCGTTGAGAGGCTCCAAAGTCATGATTCTTAA